AGTGAGCGTAGCCGACGTCGACAACGCTTCGTCTGTCGCCATTTCATGGGAGTGGGCCTCGAGACTGTCGGGGGAGTTTGCCGCATCGGAGCCTGCTCAGGATTCGGGAAAGCTATTCCAGTTCGCAGTTCGTGATTTCTTGGAGCGCGGTTTCGGCCTCGGCGCCGAAATTCGCCCTGGTAATTGGCATTGGAAGACGGAGTTCGGTATCTCTAATTTTGACCAATATGCACACATGAACGACATTCGCACCGCCCTGGAGGCCAATAAGGAGCTGCGGACAATCTTTTCCGAGCAGTTCATCGTAAAGCCGGATATCGTCGTGTATCGCAGCCCGTTGCGTGGAGAAGATGTTGGTCGACAAGACGGGGCTCCCGTCGGAAACCTCTCTCCGCTGCTTGATGATGCTCAGCTCAGTCATGGACATCCACTTCTTCACGCGAGCGTCTCGTGCAAGATTACGATGCGTTCTGACCGTGCTCAAAATACACGAACGGAGGCACTGAACCTTCTGCGTAATCGCAAGGGGAGAGCGCCGTCAATCGTTGCGGTTACGGCCGAGCCGCTGCCCACGCGTTTATCTTCGCTCGCTCTCGGAACTGGCGACGTCGATTTCGTGTATCACGCTGCGCTGCCAGAGCTACGCGAAGCCCTTACCGCGATCGGCAATGAGGATCAATTGGATATGCTTAACACCATCGTCCATGGACGACGTCTCCGCGACATTTCCGATCTAGTTCTCGACCTGCTTATCTAACGGGTAATCCCGCTTGGGCCAACACGAAGTCCCAGTGGCCCGGTTCGGAAATAATTGCGGGCCTAGCTCGATGGTCAACCCTGAACGCTTCGTCACGGCGAGCGGTAGCTCATGACATCGACGGACAGCATGCGGCGTACATGAATAGCAATTTGTCTGCTCAACTCCACCGGAAGAGCGTTTCCGATCTGCTTCGCCGCTTGGACGCTCGACCCCACGAAGATAAAGTCATCCGGGAATGTTTGCAGTCTTGCTGCCTCACGAATTGTGATGGGCCGATGAGCTTCGGGATGGAGATAGCGTCCCTTTTCGGGCTTGAAGAATTCGGTGCGGATCGTCGGCGCAGGCTCGTCCCACTTCATTCTGCCAAACACGTCGGTGCTTCCGCTTGTCTTGTTGAGCCAGCATCTTGGCGTAATGTCCGGTCGCGATCGCATCAAGTCAAAGCGATTGCCGCCAGGCGGTACCGCTCTATACCGCTCGAGGGAAATCGCGGTTGGCCTACGCGCGATGTGCCAATTCTTGCCGTCCGGCCATATGGGCAAGTCTCCTATCGCGTCGCGTACCGTGCGACGCAACGCAACTTCAGGCTTCGGTAGCGAAGCCGCCCCTATCCGACTCCCAATGGTGATTGCCCGCTTCCGCCGTTGTGGGACGCCAAAATCTGACGCGTTGAGTACTTGAAATGCGACGTCATAGTTTAGGTCCACCACACATTTAGTCAGCAGTTCGAATTCGCTGGACTTCAAAAACTCGGGTACGTTTTCAATTACAAAGACCTTCGGGCGTACTACGTCTAAGACCCGGACGTAGTGCTTCCAAAGCTTGTTCGTCGGGTCCTCATACTTCCAGTCACCCATCCGCCCGAGCGGGGAAAATCCCTGACACGGCGGGCCACCGACAAGTACATCGATTCGCGGTGTTTCAAGATCCATCGGCCAAAGCGAGATATTTGGGAGACTCCACCTGAGTGCTTCAGAACTGCGCTCAACGTACATTTCCTCGATGCGGCAAGTAAAAATGTGATTTCCAAAATTCTCGGAATATGAACGTGCAGCCCACTTATTGCTTTCGACTGCTGCAACCGGGGTGAATCCAGCGGCACGAAACCCTGCGGTGATTCCGCCTGCACCGGCAAATAGGTCGGCTATGAGTAGTCCAGAGCTTCGTCCAGCGCGAGCCGCGAACACGGTGGCCTCCACGGGCCACGCGACCTATCTGCAGATGCGCTCTGCACCGCGGACCCGTGGTCCCGTCACGACGAGAGGCGCTAATGGCTAGCCTCTAGCGGGCCTCGTCCTCAATAAAAGCGCGCGACCAAGCATTGCGTCGCTTGCGTAGGCCGCAACCCCGGGAAAGACTTCATCGATGCGGCCCACGGAGAGTAAGGATGCGTTCATAGCGGTTACATTTTAGCAACTCATACTCGGGTTGCACTCAGGGCCTTCCGCGAACCGATCCTCTTCGCTACAAGCCGATCATCCGCGCAATCACGAGTCGCTGCACCTCGTTGGTCCCCTCGCCGATCTCGTTGATCTTTTGATCGCGGTACATGCGCGAGACGGGGTACTCGTCCATGAACCCGTACCCCCCATGGATCTGCACCGCCTCGTTGACGACGCGACGCGAGACCTCACCCGAATACAGTTTCGCCAATGACGCGGACAGCTCGTACGGCCGCTTGTTGTCCTTCTCCCACGCGGCCTTGATCACCATGAGCTTGGCGTGCTCGATCTCCATCAGCATGTCGGCGAGCTTGAACTGGATCGCCTGGAACTTGCTGATCGTCGTGCCAAACGCGCGGCGCTGCGTGGCGTACTTGTAGGCCTCGTCGTACGCGCCCATCGCGACGCCCACCGATAGCGCCGCCACCGAGATCCGACCCCCGTCGAGGATGGTCAGGAACTGCTTGAGCCCCCGCCCCCGCGGCCCGAGCAGATTCTCTTCGGGCACCGCCGCGTCGACGAACGACAGCTCCCGGGTATCCGACGCCCGCCAGCCCATCTTCGCGTACTTCTTCGAGCGGGTGAAGCCGGGCGTGTCCTGCGGGACGATCAGGTTCGAGATCTCTTTCCGCCCGTCGGCCCCAACCCCGGTGACGGCGGTGATAGTGGTGCCGCCGGTGATGTCGGTGCCGCTGTTGGTGATGAAGGCCTTGGTCCCGTTGATCACCCAGCGGCCGTCCCGCAGCTCGGCTCGGGTCTGGGTGTTGCCGGCGTCTGAGCCCGCTTCCGGCTCCGTGAGGCCGAAGCCCCACAGGCGTTCGCCCTTGGCCAGGGGGACGAGCCACTTCTGCTTCTGTTCCTCGGTGCCGAACAAATAGATGGGGGAAGCCCCGAGCGAGACGTGCGCAGCCAGCGTGATGCCGGTCGAGGCGTCGGCGCGGCTGATCTCCATGACCGCGAGCGCGTAGCTCACCGTGTCGGCGCCGGCGCCGCCGCACTCTTCCGGGAAGGGCAGACCCATCAACCCGAGCTCGGCCATCTTCGCGACCAGATCGTACGGGAACCGCTCCTCGCGGTCGTTGCGTTCCGCCTGTGGCGCGACCTCGTTGCGCGCGAAGTCTCGGCACAGGTCTTGGATCGCTTTCTGGTCGTCGGTGAGGTCGAAATTCATGGTCGATCGCAGGTCTAAGCCGTGCGCCGCCCAATACCTCTTCAAACCTGCGCCGGAGTACCGTCGATAGCATGATCAGACTCCGCGGCGTGTCGCTCACGTACCCGAATGGGACGCGAGCGCTGGACGACGTCGATCTCGAGATCGAAAAAGGTAGCTTCGTGTTCCTGGTGGGCCACAGCGGCACCGGGAAGTCGTCGCTCCTGCGCCTCCTCTACCGCGAGGAGGTTCCCGACCGTGGTGAAGTGACCGTCGACGGCATTCGCGTCGACACGCTGCGCCGCGGCAAAGTCTCGCGGCTACGCCGCAACATCGGCGTGGTCTTCCAAGACTTCAAGCTGCTCAACCGCAAGACGGTCTGGGAGAACGTCGCGTTCGCGCTCCAGGTCACCGGCGTCGGCACGCGCGACCTGATGCGCATGGTGCCGCGCGCGCTCGATCTGGTCGGCCTCTCGCACAAGAGCCGCATGTTCCCCGACGAGCTCTCGGGCGGCGAGCAGCAGCGCACCGCGATCGCGCGCGCGCTGGTCGGCAACCCGAAGATCCTCCTGTGCGACGAGCCGACCGGCAATCTCGATCCGTCCAACACGACCGAGATCATGGAGCTGCTTCAGCGCATCAACCTCAAAGGCACGACGGTCGTGGTCGCCACGCACAACCAGGCCGTCGTCGACCGCATGCGGCGCCGCGTCGTCCGGCTCGAGCATGGCCGCATCTTGCACGACGACGAGAAGGGCTACTATTTCCGTGGACTGGGGCAGACTGCGGTTCTTCCTGGGTGAAGTCTTCGCGAACTTCACCCGCAACGCCGGCATGCAGTTCACCGCCATCGGGACCGTCGCGGTCACGATCGTGCTGCTCGGCTCGTTCCTCTACGTCCGCGACACGCTGACGACGTTCGGCAACGGCGTACTCTCGCAGATCGAGATCGCCGTCTACCTCAAAGACGGCGTCGACGACAAGCAGGCTCAGGGGCTCGCGCAAGATCTCGCGCGCGATCCGCGCGTCGCCTCGGCGACGTACATCCCCAAGAAAGACGGCTTGCAGCACATGCACGACGTCCTGGGCAAGGACTTCGACACCTCGCTGCTGACCGCGAACCCGCTCCCCAACGCCTATCACGTCAAGGTCAAGGACGCCGATCAGGTCGCGGCCGTCGCCGCCCACATCGGCAAGGATCCGCGGGTCGCCAAGGTCGACTATGCCGCCGACACGGTCGACAAGCTACTGAAGACCGCGGCCATCCTGTGGCGGGCCGGGATCGCGCTGATCGGCCTGTTGACCCTCTCCGCGGCCGTGGTGATCGCCAACACGATCCGCCTGACGGTCTTCGCACGGCGGCGTGAAATCGCGATCATGCAGTTAGTGGGCGCGACGAACACCTACATCCGAATGCCGTTCATCGCCGAGGGAATGCTGGCGGGCGTTCTCGGCGCGGCGCTGGCGATCGCGGTCCTGGCCGCCGCCGAGCACGAGATCGTGCCGCGGCTGGCGCAGACGCTGCAGTTCGTCACCTTCCACGTCAACGAGCTGCAGCTCGCGGGGGAGCTGCTGGGCTGTGGGGCGGCCGTCGGGCTCGTCGCCTCCTGGTTCAGCGTCGGCCGGCACCTGCGCGCGTGAGCGACGCCGCGGGCACGATCCTGCTGGTCGACGACGACAGCCGCCTGCGCGGCATCCTGCGGGCCAACTTCGAGGTGGTCGGCTACGCGGTAGTCGACACCCGCGACGGCACGGGCGCGCTGGCCGCGCTCGACCAAGGCCGCCCCGACGCGATCGTCGTCGACGTCCTGGCCCAGCACGACGACGGGCCGACGGTCGTGCGCCGCATCCGCACCCATCCCGACGGCGCGCGCGTCCCGCTGATCGTGCTGGCCGCGCGCAACCGGCCCGACGAGGCCGTGCGCGCGCTCGAGGCCGGCGCCGACGACGTAGTCGTCAAGCCGTTCGCGCCTGAAGAGATGATCGCGCGCGTGCGCGGCAAGATCAAGCGGGCTGCCGAGGTCGAAGCGGTGCAACCGCTGACCAAGCTGCCCGGCAACGGACCGATCGAGGCCGAGATCAAGCGCCGCATCGCCGGCACCGCGCCGTGGTCCGTCCTCTACGTCGACCTCGACGGCTTCAAGGCGTTCAACGACGCGTTCGGCTTCGCCAAGGGCGACGACGTGCTGCGCATGCTGGCTCGGGTCGCGAGCGAAGTGCTGCGCACCAGCGGCGAGCGCGACGACTTTCTGGGTCACGTCGGCGGCGACGACTTCGTGCTGGTCACCGAACCCGCCAAGGCGCAGACGATCGGCGAGTCGATCGTCGCGGCCTTCGACCGCAGCATCCGTTCGCTGCAACGCGACACGCGGGTGCCGTACTGCACGGTCTCGATCGCGGTCGTGTCCGGCTCGCGTTCGCCGATCGGCGCCACCTACCGCAGCATCTCCGAGCGCGCGGCCAAGGTGAAGAAGGAAGCCAAACGCCGCCGCGGCTCGGTGGTGGTCACCGAAGAGGAGCTGGCGTGAACGCGCTGCGCCGCCCGCTCGCGCTGATCGCACTGCTGGCCCTGGCCGCGCCGCCCGCGCTGGCCACGACGACGACGCATCATCACCGCGGCGTCTCCGTTTCGCCGGCGCACACGCGCGCCATCGACGCCAAGATCGCCGCGCAGCGGGCGCGCATCGAAGGCATCCACGCCAAGCTGCACGAGAAGCGCGCCGAGCTGAGCGGCGCGCAGGCGCGCGAGGCCGCGTTGCAGGCGCAGCTCAACGAGACCAACCGCAACATCGGGCACGTCAACGCGATGCTCGGCGGCACCGAAGGGCAGATCCGCTCGACGCAGCGCAAACTGGCGTGGAATCAGCTGCAGCTGCGCGGCGCGCAGGCGACGCTGCGCCGGCATCAGGACGCGCTCGACCGTCGGCTCGTCGACGCGTACGAGCGCGGCGACCTGGGCTACATCGACGTGCTGCTGCAAGCGCGCTCGTTCACCGACTTCGTCGAGCGCTGGAACGACGTGCGCTACCTGGTGAAGGCCAACGAGGCGACGATTCGCGCGCGCCGGGCCGACGAACGGCAAGTCGCGCTGATCCAGGCCAGCCTGCTGGGCGCGCAGACCGAACTGCAGACGGAAGAGGCGCAGCAGCAGCAGCAGCGGTTCGCGCTCGACGGGTTGGCGCAACAGCGCCGCAACTTGGTCGCCGCGGCCGACAGCCAGCGGCGCTCGGTGCAGACCGAGGTCACGCAGCTCGACGACATCTCCGAGGCCGAGGAGGCCGAGCTCGAGGGCCTGATCCGCGAGAAGCAGCGCGAGGCCGAGCTCGCCTACCAGCAGGCGCGGCGCGCGGCGCTGCTGTCCGGCGAAGAGCTGCCGCCCGAGCCGGGCGCGCCGGGCGAGCTGATGTGGCCGGTCTCCGGGCCGATCACCTCACCGTTCGGCTACCGCATGCACCCCGTCTACCACCGCATGATCCTGCACGCCGGGATCGACATCGGCGTCCCGACCGGGACGACGGTCGCCGCCGCGGCGGCCGGCAAGATCATCGTCGCCGGCTACGAGGGCGACTGCGGCAACATGGTCGCCATCGACCACCACGGCGGCCTCTCGACCATGTACTGCCACCTCTCGCAGATCTTCGTCTCGGTCGGACAAGAAGTGCAGCGCGGGCAAGCGATCGGCGCCGCCGGCGCGACGGGCGACGCGACCGGACCGCACGTTCACTTCCAGGTCATGCAGGACGGGCACCCGGTCGACCCCATGTCGTTCCTCAAATAGCGAAGTGGTCAGGCCGACGGGCCACAGGGAGGTCCAAGCCTCCCGGATCAGCGTTAAAGACCGGTAAGCGACTGGAACAAAGTCCGACGTAGGTGGGTTCCACCTCGTACCGAGCTCGTCGTCCGAAGGATATCGTTTGACCGCCCGTACCCGAGTCTTGTCCGCCGTTGCCGTGGTCGTCGTCGCCGCCCTGGCGGGCGCCGCCTATCTCGACCGCGCCGGCGCCGCCGCCGACGCGCCCACGGTGCTGCTCGGCGACGGACAGCACGTCGTCGGCCTCGACCTGCAGAGCTTCCTGGACCGCGGCAACGACCCGCACACGATGTTGGCGCAAGCCTACGAGCGCGTCGAGCACGTCTACTACAAGCCGGTTCCCGATCAAGCGCTGGTGCGCGGCGAAGAGACCGCGCTGACCAAGTTCTTGGAGCTGCACAAAGTCGCCGATCCGCGCGTGCCGCAGGCGGTCGCCACCGGCGATCGTGCGCACGACCTGAGCGTGCTCGAGAACACCCTCTCGACGGTGACCAAGCGCTACGGCAACGTCGCGACGCCGACCATCTACACGCAGGTCGCGCTGACCGGGATGTTGGGCGGTCTGGGCGATCCGTACACGACGTATCTTTCGCCGCAAGAGATCGGCCAGCTCGACGAGCAGCTTGACGGCGGCAACTTCGCCGGCATCGGCGTCTACATCGTGCAGGATCAGAAGACCGGCGCGATCGTGGTCGATCCGATCGAAGGCAATCCCGCCATCAAGGCCGGCGTGCGCACCGGCGATACGATCCTGGCCGTCGACGGCCACTCGACGATGGGCCAGAAGATCGACGCCGTCGAGCGCGAGATCCGCGGCCCCAGCGGCACCGTCGTCAACCTGACGCTGCGCCGCCACACCTCGCGCAAGACCGACGTCGTGCCGGTGACGCGCGCGCAAGTGCACGTCCCCTCGGTGCGCGCCGAGATCGAAGACCACATCGACTACATCCGCCTGGCCGACTTCGGCCAGACCTCGGCCGACGAAGTGCGCAAGGCGCTGCTCGACGGCAAGGCGCAGAACGTGCGCGGCTACATCCTCGACCTGCGCAACAACGGCGGCGGCCTGCTCGACGCCGGCGTCGACGTCTCGAGCCTGTTCATCCCGCAGGGGCCGATCGTCTCGACCATCGACCGCGCGGGCGACCGCGAAGTGCGCGACGCGACCGGCCATGCCGTCGACGCGAAGCCGCTGGTGGTGCTGGTCAACCAATACACCGCGTCGGCCTCGGAGATCACCGCCGGCGCGATCCAAGACTACGGGGTCGGCACGCTGGTCGGCACCAAGACGTTCGGCAAAGGCGTCGTGCAGAGTCTGTACACCATGCCGGACAAGGGCGCGCTCAAGATCACGACCGCGCGCTACCTCACCCCCAAGGGCCGCGACATCCAGCACAAGGGGATCATCCCCGACGTCGTCGTCCCGCAACGCGTCGACCAACCGATCATCGATACGCCTGCCGACGCACAGCTCAATGCCGCGAAAAAGATCATCGAGAAAAAGGACGCCTGATGAATCGCCTCGTTCCCTTGGCCACCGCCGCCCTGCTCGCCCTCGCCACCGCGCGCGTGCCCGCCGCCGTTCCGACGGTCGGCCTCTCGCCGCAGCAAACCGAAGAACTGGTCTCGACGTACGCGCACCTGACCGGTGATTTCTACAAGACGGTCGATCGCAGCGCCGCGCTCGAGGGCGCGCGCACGGCGATGCTGACGTATCTGACCAAGCAGGCGCACCTGAGCAACGTCAAGCTGCCCGCGGTGCACGCCGGTGCCAACGACACCGAGAACGCCGAAGCGCTGCAGCACGAAGTCAGCGACGCGGTCGTCGCGTACGGCGCGAAGGTCAAGCCGGTCGATTCGATCAGCGGCCCGCAGCAGATCACCTACGCCGCGATGGCCGGCGTGCTCAACTCGGTGAAGGACCGTTACACGGTCTTCCTCTCGCCCAAGGAGTACGCGGCACTCAACGAAGGCCTCGACGGCACCTCGTTCGGCGGCGTCGGCATCTCGTACACGATCGACGACAAGACCAAGAACCTGGTCGTCGAGAACGTCATCCTCGACGGGCCGTCCGACAAGGCGGGCCTGCAGTCGGGCGATGAGATCGTCGCCATCGACGGCAAGCCGGTCACGACGATCCTCTCCGGCGCGACGCAGCTCGAAGTGCAGCAGAAGAAAGTCACCGACGTGCTGCGCGGCGAGCCCGGCACCAAGGTCGCGTTGACGATCCTGCGCGACGGCAAGACGCTCGCGCCGGTGACGATCACCCGCGCCGAGATCCACCAGCCCAGCGTGCTCTCCAAGATGCTGCCCGGCGACGTCGGCTACGTGCAGCTGGCCGTGTTCGGCGCGACGACCGCCGACGAGCTGAACACCGCCCTCAAGCGGCTCGACTCGGAAGGCGCGAAGGCGTACGTGCTCGACCTGCGCTACAACGGCGGCGGCTACCTCAACGCCGCGGTCGACGTCAGCTCGAAGTTCATCTCGAGCGGCCCGATCGTCAGCGTGCAGTCGCGCGCCGGCACCGACACCGAGTACGATGCCGAGAACGACGCGATCGCGCCGCGCCCGTTGGCCGTGCTCGTCAACCAGTACACCGCGTCGGCCTCGGAGATCACCGCCGGTGCGATCCAGGACAGCGGCGTCGGCGAGCTGGTCGGCACCAAGACCTTCGGTAAGGGCGTCGTGCAGACGATCTTCCCGATGCGTGACGGCTCGGCGGTGAAGATCACGACCGCGCGCTACTTCACCCCCAAGGGCCGCGACATCAACGCCATCGGCATCCAGCCCGACATCGCCAGCGCCTTGCCCAAGGACGAGAAGATCCGGCCCGGCGATCCCAAGCAAGACCCGCAGCTGGTCGCCGCGCTGAACTACCTCAACGGCCGCCTCGCGCAGCTGCCGCCCGCGCCGGTGGCGAGCCCCGCGAACCAGTAGCGCCCGCCACGCGAAAACGAAACGACCGCGTCCCGTCCGGGGCGCGGTCGTTTTCGTTTGGCGTCGCGAGCGACCCGAGCGATCAGGTCTTCTTGCGGCTGGTGGTCGCCTTCTTGGCCGGAGCCTTCTTGGCGGCCGTGGTCTTCTTGGCACCCGCGCTCGCCGTGGTCTTCTTGGCGGGCGCGGCGGCCTTCTTCGCGGCCGGCGCCTTCTTGGCGGTGGCCGTCGACTTCTTGGCGGCGGTCGCCTTCGGCGGCGGCGCCTTGGTCGCGGCCGTCTTCTTGGCGGCGGTCTTCTTGGCGGCGCCGGCGGTCGACGTCGTGGCCTTGCGGCCGCGGGTCGTCTTCTTGACCGCGGGCTGATCGGCGATGAAGTCTTCCGTCGTCGCGTCGAGCTCGGCGTCGACCTCGGCGGATTCCAGCTCGGCCGCGGCCCGGCGGCCCGCCGGGAGGGCGGGCAGCGGCGGCGCGGTCTCGAGATGACCACCGACGGCCAGCGCGCGCTCTTCGGGCGAGCGGCGGCGGCGTGAGGGACGCGCGGCGCGGACGGGTTCGTTCGATGCCGGAGGCGCGGTCAGCGACGGCGGCGGCGGCTCGACGGCGACGTCACCGCGCTTGCGGTTCCACGGTGCGATCGCACGCGAGGGGGTGGGCGGCGCGGTCTCGCCGGTCGGGTGGGCGCAACCGCCGGAGTCGACCCGGAAGATGTGGCGATCCGGCACGGCGGTGCTGGCCGGCGGCGCGGCGCCCTCGGCGGCACCGGCGGCCAACGGCTGCCCGTCGGCGCCCACGCCGCCGCGACCGCGGCGACGACGACGGCGGCGGCGGCGCTTGCGCTCGCCCTCGCCGTTGGGTGCGCCGGCGGCGACCGCCGGCTGCTGGGCAACCTCGTCCTCGTCGTCCTCGTCCTCGTCGAGCTCCGGCTCGGCGATGGCGACCCCGGCCCGTGCCGGAGCGGCGGCGCTGGCCGCGACCTCGCCCGGACCGGCGGCACCACCGCGGCCACGACGGCGGCGACGGCGGCGCTTGCGCTCACCGTTGCCGCCGATACCGGCCTCGTCGCCGGCGGCATCGCCATTGGCGGCGACCGACGCGGGCGCGTGCGCGGGCGTCGAGGTGGTGTGGACCGCGGCGACGCGGTCGCCCGAGAGCTTCTCGCCCGGCAGCGCACCGCCGGCACGAGCGCCGGAGAGCGACTCGCCCGGCAGCAGCGCAACGTTGCCGTCGAGTGCCTTCTGAGCGGTGGTCTTGGGGCCGCTGTGCTTGGCGGCGACCTCTTCGGTCGTCGAGATGCCGATGGAGGTCCGGCCGCCCAGGCCCTTCTCGGCCTCCTCGGCCAGTTCGCGCAGCTCGGCGGCCTGCTCGGCGGCGGTCAGCTCGCGCTTGCGGCCGCGTCCGCCACGTCGGCGGCGCTTCTTGCCGGCCTCGGCGGCTTGCTGTTCGACCGGCGTGCGCGGCTCGGCGAGGACCTCGCCGCCGTCGACGTCGAGGACCTTGATCTTGATCGTCTTGCCGACCGCATTGGCCGCGTTCTCGACCTCGACCAGGCGGCCGGCGACGACCGCCGCAGCCGAGGTCGCGTTGGGCAGGCGCAGGTTGAGCAGCTCGACCTCGAACTCGTCGCCGACGCGAATCGGCGCCAGCGTCGGGAGGTCGGCGTCGCCGTAGACGATGCGCGGGCGCTCGGGGTGGAGGGACGGATCGACGAACACGTCGATCGGCGCGCCGATTTGCGTGGCCAGCTGATCGCGCTCGTCCTCGTACCAGTACTCGGCTTGCGCGGCGACGCTCGGCGCGGCGGCGATGTGCACGTGCTGCGGCGCGCCGTTGCGGTGCGCGGCGATCGCGCGGAAGGCGTCGATGGTCACCGTCTCGGGCGACATCACGCTGCCCAGGCCCTCGCAGGTCGGGCACTTGCCGCGCAGCTGCTGGCCCAGATCCTTGCCGACGCGCTTGCGCGTGAACTCGAGCAGACCCAGCGGCGAGAACGACTGAATCGTCGAGCGGGTGCGGTCTTTGCGCAGCCCCTCCTGCAGCGCCGCGATGACTTTGTTGCGATCGCCTTCCGAGGACATGTCGATGAAGTCGCACACGATGATGCCGCCGATGTCGCGCAAGCGCACTTGGCGCGCGATCTCGCTGGCCGCTTCGACGTTGGTGCGCACGATCGTGTCGTCAAGGTTCTTGCCGCCGGTGAACTTACCGGAGTTGACGTCGACGACGGTCAGCGCTTCGGTCGACTCGATCACGATCGAGCCGCCCGAGGGCAGCTTCACCGTCGGCTTCATCAAACGCGCGAT
The window above is part of the Candidatus Sulfotelmatobacter sp. genome. Proteins encoded here:
- a CDS encoding Rne/Rng family ribonuclease, which gives rise to MRDVAFDANPGPSRHLTNEFFDVPSRHVICERQTVPTEILISSDPWENRVAILEDGTLAELYFEREERVIGSIYKGKVQNVLPGMGAAFIDIGLGRNAFLYVDDINKTPLNIGDVEITQGRSGWTITEKVNRGDDVLVQIVKEPRGLKGARVSTNISLPGRYLILMPTGKYSGVSRKIESVEERNRLKQIMKLIRPEGMATVVRTAAAGVSNAELIADLGVLIRMWHGILEQYKAVQAPALLHKDMNLVYKTARDFITPQVNNVWLDDATELEDVRDFMRMLGPQYVDRIKYYEGGKKLFHDFKIDEEIARLMKPTVKLPSGGSIVIESTEALTVVDVNSGKFTGGKNLDDTIVRTNVEAASEIARQVRLRDIGGIIVCDFIDMSSEGDRNKVIAALQEGLRKDRTRSTIQSFSPLGLLEFTRKRVGKDLGQQLRGKCPTCEGLGSVMSPETVTIDAFRAIAAHRNGAPQHVHIAAAPSVAAQAEYWYEDERDQLATQIGAPIDVFVDPSLHPERPRIVYGDADLPTLAPIRVGDEFEVELLNLRLPNATSAAAVVAGRLVEVENAANAVGKTIKIKVLDVDGGEVLAEPRTPVEQQAAEAGKKRRRRGGRGRKRELTAAEQAAELRELAEEAEKGLGGRTSIGISTTEEVAAKHSGPKTTAQKALDGNVALLPGESLSGARAGGALPGEKLSGDRVAAVHTTSTPAHAPASVAANGDAAGDEAGIGGNGERKRRRRRRRGRGGAAGPGEVAASAAAPARAGVAIAEPELDEDEDDEDEVAQQPAVAAGAPNGEGERKRRRRRRRRRGRGGVGADGQPLAAGAAEGAAPPASTAVPDRHIFRVDSGGCAHPTGETAPPTPSRAIAPWNRKRGDVAVEPPPPSLTAPPASNEPVRAARPSRRRRSPEERALAVGGHLETAPPLPALPAGRRAAAELESAEVDAELDATTEDFIADQPAVKKTTRGRKATTSTAGAAKKTAAKKTAATKAPPPKATAAKKSTATAKKAPAAKKAAAPAKKTTASAGAKKTTAAKKAPAKKATTSRKKT
- a CDS encoding S41 family peptidase gives rise to the protein MNRLVPLATAALLALATARVPAAVPTVGLSPQQTEELVSTYAHLTGDFYKTVDRSAALEGARTAMLTYLTKQAHLSNVKLPAVHAGANDTENAEALQHEVSDAVVAYGAKVKPVDSISGPQQITYAAMAGVLNSVKDRYTVFLSPKEYAALNEGLDGTSFGGVGISYTIDDKTKNLVVENVILDGPSDKAGLQSGDEIVAIDGKPVTTILSGATQLEVQQKKVTDVLRGEPGTKVALTILRDGKTLAPVTITRAEIHQPSVLSKMLPGDVGYVQLAVFGATTADELNTALKRLDSEGAKAYVLDLRYNGGGYLNAAVDVSSKFISSGPIVSVQSRAGTDTEYDAENDAIAPRPLAVLVNQYTASASEITAGAIQDSGVGELVGTKTFGKGVVQTIFPMRDGSAVKITTARYFTPKGRDINAIGIQPDIASALPKDEKIRPGDPKQDPQLVAALNYLNGRLAQLPPAPVASPANQ